In Lineus longissimus chromosome 9, tnLinLong1.2, whole genome shotgun sequence, one genomic interval encodes:
- the LOC135493122 gene encoding E3 ubiquitin ligase Rnf121-like isoform X2 has translation MDPHFGHGHSDGKVMNKSIDMSKLTEQERWRIEHQKLHEKHRGHEAMHAEMVLILITTLVVAQVLLVQWKQRHFRSYQIVTLLGMWIIPIFFCLKFHWWRFIIIWAIFSVINGYISSLASRTRIAGTTPRKVYTWFVIIYKISYALGIVGYCVIMFTLFGLNLLFMIQPNVAMDFGLLLLFYGLYYGVVGRDFAEVCTDKMASHIGYYTTTGMPTRQLEPDVCAVCGNKFTPHRGNDYDDDDEEDVGEKTYRLSCNHTFHEFCIRGWCIVGKKQTCPYCKEKVDLKRMFSNPWERPHVLYGNLLDWIRYLVAWQPVIIMIVQGINWTLGLE, from the exons ATGGATCCTCATTTTGGCCACGGCCACAGCGATGGAAAAGTCATGAATAAG tccATCGACATGTCGAAGCTGACAGAACAAGAGCGATGGCG AATCGAACACCAGAAGTTACACGAGAAGCATCGCGGCCACGAGGCCATGCATGCAGAGATGGTGCTAATCCTTATAACAACTCTGGTTGTTGCACAAGTATTACTCGTACAGTGGAAACAAAGACACTTTAGATCCTATCAG ATAGTCACGTTACTGGGAATGTGGATTATTCCTATCTTTTTCTGCCTGAAATTCCACTGGTGGAGATTCATCATCATATGGGCCATTTTCTCAGTCATCAATGGTTATATTTCATCACTGGCATCTAGAACAAGAATAGCAGGCACAACACCTAG AAAAGTGTATACCTGGTTTGTCATTATCTATAAGATCAGCTATGCATTAGGTATCGTTGGTTACTGTGTGATCATGTTTACGTTATTCGGACTTAATCTCCTATTTATGATTCAACCAAACGTTGCCATGGACTTTGGGCTATTACTTCTTTTCTACGGATTATATTACGGCGTGGTTGGGAGAGATTTTGCTGAGGTCTGCACTGATAAAATGGCGTCACATATAGGG taTTACACGACCACTGGCATGCCGACGAGACAGTTAGAACCAGATGTGTGTGCCGTCTGCGGTAATAAATTCACGCCACATCGTGGCAAcgactatgacgatgatgatgaagaggacgTGGGTGAAAAAACATACCGATTATCTTGTAATCACAC ATTCCACGAGTTTTGTATACGAGGCTGGTGCATTGTGGGAAAGAAACAGACGTGTCCCTACTGTAAGGAAAAGGTTGACCTGAAGAGGATGTTTTCAAACCC ATGGGAGAGGCCACACGTTTTATACGGGAACCTCCTGGATTGGATACGTTATTTGGTTGCCTGGCAACCAGTCATCATCATGATAGTGCAAGGAATCAACTGGACGTTAGGACTAGAGTAA
- the LOC135493122 gene encoding E3 ubiquitin ligase Rnf121-like isoform X1 encodes MVNVKFPKYPKEHLRNMKSIDMSKLTEQERWRIEHQKLHEKHRGHEAMHAEMVLILITTLVVAQVLLVQWKQRHFRSYQIVTLLGMWIIPIFFCLKFHWWRFIIIWAIFSVINGYISSLASRTRIAGTTPRKVYTWFVIIYKISYALGIVGYCVIMFTLFGLNLLFMIQPNVAMDFGLLLLFYGLYYGVVGRDFAEVCTDKMASHIGYYTTTGMPTRQLEPDVCAVCGNKFTPHRGNDYDDDDEEDVGEKTYRLSCNHTFHEFCIRGWCIVGKKQTCPYCKEKVDLKRMFSNPWERPHVLYGNLLDWIRYLVAWQPVIIMIVQGINWTLGLE; translated from the exons ATGGTCAATGTAAAATTTCCCAAATATCCCAAAGAGCATTTGAGGAATATGAAG tccATCGACATGTCGAAGCTGACAGAACAAGAGCGATGGCG AATCGAACACCAGAAGTTACACGAGAAGCATCGCGGCCACGAGGCCATGCATGCAGAGATGGTGCTAATCCTTATAACAACTCTGGTTGTTGCACAAGTATTACTCGTACAGTGGAAACAAAGACACTTTAGATCCTATCAG ATAGTCACGTTACTGGGAATGTGGATTATTCCTATCTTTTTCTGCCTGAAATTCCACTGGTGGAGATTCATCATCATATGGGCCATTTTCTCAGTCATCAATGGTTATATTTCATCACTGGCATCTAGAACAAGAATAGCAGGCACAACACCTAG AAAAGTGTATACCTGGTTTGTCATTATCTATAAGATCAGCTATGCATTAGGTATCGTTGGTTACTGTGTGATCATGTTTACGTTATTCGGACTTAATCTCCTATTTATGATTCAACCAAACGTTGCCATGGACTTTGGGCTATTACTTCTTTTCTACGGATTATATTACGGCGTGGTTGGGAGAGATTTTGCTGAGGTCTGCACTGATAAAATGGCGTCACATATAGGG taTTACACGACCACTGGCATGCCGACGAGACAGTTAGAACCAGATGTGTGTGCCGTCTGCGGTAATAAATTCACGCCACATCGTGGCAAcgactatgacgatgatgatgaagaggacgTGGGTGAAAAAACATACCGATTATCTTGTAATCACAC ATTCCACGAGTTTTGTATACGAGGCTGGTGCATTGTGGGAAAGAAACAGACGTGTCCCTACTGTAAGGAAAAGGTTGACCTGAAGAGGATGTTTTCAAACCC ATGGGAGAGGCCACACGTTTTATACGGGAACCTCCTGGATTGGATACGTTATTTGGTTGCCTGGCAACCAGTCATCATCATGATAGTGCAAGGAATCAACTGGACGTTAGGACTAGAGTAA
- the LOC135493125 gene encoding leucine-rich repeat-containing protein 51-like codes for MSYQKKNTATSSIDCHASSVAPLDYSFLSLTCCSEAVDDEPRNNSPRKTKAQTSSKKKILEKDGEPEEKPKSKSHGIKLNNNSIGDLGTLLTTVETLFENPEGVYLVDLSFNEVATVDHLLHLPQLRSLYLHSNNITDLKEVDKLATLKHLTKLTLHGNPIESIKDYRCYVLAKLPQLKQFDFSQITTKDRETANAPAHKNINKKTKKPKTEG; via the exons ATGAGTTATCAAAAGAAGAACACAGCAACCTCCTCAATAGATTGCCATGCCTCGTCCGTGGCACCTCTTGATTACTCATTCCTGAGCCTGACATGCTGCTCCG AGGCTGTGGATGATGAGCCCAGGAATAATTCGCCAAGGAAGACGAAAGCGCAAACAAGTAGTAAGAAGAAGATTCTAGAAAAGGACGGGGAGCCCGAAGAGAAGCCCAAGTCAAAAAGTCATGGAATCAAACTGAATAACAACAGCATTGGAGATCTCGGAACACTGCTAACAACGGTGGAGACCCTGTTTGAAAATCCGGAAGGAGTCTATCTCGTTGATCTTTCATTTAATGAAGTAGCGACTGTTGATCAT CTCCTTCACCTTCCCCAGCTCCGTTCCCTATATTTACATTCCAACAACATCACCGACCTAAAGGAAGTGGACAAACTAGCCACGCTCAAACATCTCACCAAACTGACTCTTCATGGAAACCCGATTGAGAGTATTAAG GACTACCGATGTTACGTCCTTGCCAAGTTGCCACAATTAAAACAGTTTGACTTCAGCCAGATCACGACCAAGGACAGGGAAACGGCAAATGCTCCTGCTCACAAAAACATCaacaaaaaaacgaaaaaacccaagactgaGGGCTGA